GAACCTAATTCGTTTAATATATGCTGACAAATAAGCGGCTCAGCAGTAACCTTTTCCTAGCTACTGCCAGCAAAAAATTAAACGTGTGCATGAACTGTGCCCATCCACCAGCCCCACTCACACCCAAAAAGGGTATGAATCGTGCGGTGTCATCGAACCCTGGTACGCTCCAGGACGACGATAGAGACCACCAAGGGTTTGGATACATGTATGTCATTTAATTACCTCACTCGGGCCTCCCAGACACGCCAACCCCACGAGGGATCAGGAAACAAGTGACGAACTATGCAGCACCCGCTGGCAAGGCCACGCGGTGCCAGGGTTTTCGAAACCTTTTGGTCCCGGGCCCACATGTCAACCAGCTACAACGCGGTCAAGCAGTACTGGCACTCGCCACAACAGTTAGCTAGCAAAAACATCTTCTAGAGAAAAATAGCAAGAAACTGTATGCACTGAAGCTGGTACTAGCATTGAGATTGCAATAGGGATGTATGTGAAGGAATGTACTAGCATCAACGAACATACTAACTCGAGCATCAAGAGCAATGCAATTACTGGTACACCACATTACGTCCTTTCAATTGCTGATGATACCAAAGTAACGAACCACCACTAGTGCTATTACGGAAATGAATATCACGGAGTACAACTCAAAATTAGAAATCACTAACAAGTCATCACTTGCTGCTTACAACTAGTTTCCTGGTGGGATCCATACATACCAACTCTGACTCTATCTGAACAATTAATCGATGGATTATGTAGCTAACAATGGCAGCACCGAATTGAATGTGAACTGTGATCTGCGAATTCACTTTGCTTGCTTACTGTTGGGTGGAGGCGCTTGTTGAGTTGACAGGGTCAGCGATTGTCCGGCACCCGGTAGGACTCCATGTTGATATGCGATAACCGCGCGCCGGGAAATAGCAGCTGGGGACAGGAGCGTTTATGGAATTAAAAACGGGTCCCTagggagggagcagaggaggcACGGGAACTCACATCGATCTGCTTTTGCACTTTGCGGGGCCGACCGCGAGGGCGGCTACGCGGGAGTGCGCCGGTGAGGCCGTAGATGTCTTCCTCAATCTCCTCCTTGGAGAGTGATATGGAGAATCGCGGCCTCTTGAGCGCATCTGCGCGGACCGACCGCCGCTCGCGCTCGAATGCCTGCGGCGACGCACTCGCGACAGTCATGGCTGCGAGGGATGGCATAGCAAGGCGACGCGGGCGGCCACGGCGTGCCTTCAACGGCTGTGGAGAAACCGCCTCGGTGACTTCAGGGTACTTGTTGACAGCGGGGTTGCCGGTGCCCGATGCCTCTGCCACGTTGCCAAGGCCAAGCTGTAGCCTCTCGCTTACCTCATATTGCTGATTCGAGGAGGATCCCGTGTCCGGAGCGATGGTTTCTCCATGGCGGTTGACGGGAACGCACCGCAGCCGCCGTTGGCTCCCCCAGGGCTTGAGCATTGATGGCAGCGACATCAGCCTCCCTCGGTGGGCACTCGATGGCGTTGGATCTACCTTCGCGGCCCCGCCACCCGCCTCCCTAACACCACCTTCCTTGGTGAGATCTGGTGGGAAAGCCGCAGGCGGCGGCTCCGCCGAGTTCACCATGGACGGGGGCGATGTCGCGCCCACAATCGCCGCTTTTGCAGCTGCTCTAGATCTGGTTGCGGCAGCAATGAGAGGGGTACGGTGTAATGTGGTGAGGACGAGATCTGAGATACAACGGGGACGAGGGTGGGTTTGCTTGCGGCATTTAAAGCGTGGGCTAAAAGGGGAAATAGATGGATGTGTCATTGGTGAATAAGTAACGGGGGGAGGGGGGGAGTGTGTGTACGCATGAATTTAGGGGGAGGGTACAATGAGGTTTCTCCCTATGCTCTATGTCTTTTTTGGGATTTATTTATGAAACGGTGTTTTTTTTTGCTGTTTCATGTGGGCTTTCGTTTGTGTACACTCCATTTCTCTATGAAGTTCTCCCTCTAGTCATTGTATGGATCATCATTTTTAAACTGTTTCAATGTACCTTCCTGCTTAGGGAAAAAAGTGCATACAATGCAATGCTTATCTACACATTTACCTTCATGTTGAATGATCctattaaaacataaaaaatacttTAAAGCTTCATTTGACAACAAATCTAAGGATACATTTTAATGACGTGCAAGGCGTGTTTCGGtagtcaaattgacgacctaaaaCCGTGCATGTCATACAAAACTGGATAtagtaatcatgcacataagagcatctccaacaaaagGGCAACACCGCCTTTTTGGGCTTTTGGAGGCCAAAAAAACCTCCCCGATAGCTGCCCAAAAACTCCAACATGGTCAAAAACGTTTTTGGGTAGCCCAAAAAGAACTGGCTGCATATATGCGGCACGAAGGTTGCTGCCCAAAAACGCCAATCCACCCCTCGCCGCCCAACAACCCCCTTCCCATAGCTCCCCACAACCAaatatgccgccgccgctgccgcactgAGCCCAACCGATTCTGTTTGGATCCGGCCACCACCAGCACAACCGCACCTCCCCAACGCCTGGGTCTGCCACCTCCCGAGGAGGGTTGTCGGCCGAGGGGAgcgccggctgggggggggggggtcgagaggAGAGAACGCACACAAGTGCGAAAGCGCGCGGGGAATTTTCATTTAAGTGACCCGCGTGACTTTTCCCGAGCGACTGTCGGTGGGGCTCTCGGAAAAGATCCCCATGCCTATATCTAGGTCAGACATTTTACTGAGAGTGCTCTCTGAAAAGATCCCCAGGCCTAGAGCTAGGCCAGACCTTTACCGAGAGTGTCGCTCGGAAATGCATATAGTTACCGAGAGCGACGCTTGGAAAAAGGACTTCTACACAAGGCCTACGCATGTCGCAAAGCCATCATATAGGATTTTGCATATGTGATGACATAGTGCCAGCTCCCGAGGATTTCCGGCACCGTACAATTTTTCGTGGATTTAAACGGTTGAATCAGGTATGTCGCCGAGGTAATTTCGCCCCCCTCCCCCGGTGGCAAGGCCTACCCCTTCCACGTCTGCACAAGGCCTACGCATGTCGCAAATACATCATATATGATTTTCCATGTCGCTTCTGGCCCTGACTTCATGTGTCCGCCTTGTAGATCTGCAATTTACGGCGTTGAAACCCTAGGAGTGCAATGAAAAATATGAGGGCCTTACACGTGTCATGcaatggcctcctttgagagcagaAGAAGTTTCAAGGCCAACGGAGCAATATTACCCGCACTTCGTTCACAAACTGGACACGTTCCCTCTTGATACCCAGAGACTATCTCGGAGATGGTGCAGTTTACAAGCCGCCTCAGGTGAGGCTTGTTCGAAATGCAcccaaacttttaccacaccctacatCAGCCATGTGATGACACCCTGCCAGCCCCCGAGGATTTTCGGCATCGTACACTTTTTCATGGATTTAAACGGTTGAATCATTGCTCTCACACAGACGAAAAAGTAAAAGAAAGTTTAATTATCTGAATTAATAAAAAGAGCCGGCAGCCATGATTGCTCTCATGAGGAATATGGAGTGTCACTATGGACCTTCTCTGCCCGGAAGAGGTGAAGATTCATAGTGACGACTCATATCCTTAAGAGTGTAATGAAGACCGAAGCTTACTGCTTCTGAACTACCTGACTATTTAAACCAGTCGTGACGCTTGTCcttaggcgaggtgggactaaaataaTCATGCAATGACACAATGATTTTCCGAGAGCCAAGTCACAGGCTCATGACAAAGTATACCCACCGTCACCGAGCCGTTAAACACTGCTGGACTTGCCACGTGGCACTTCTTTGCTGTGGGAGCACTGTTTGGCTCTCGGCAAATAGAGCGTTTGCCGATGATCCTTTTTTCGAGTATGTTTCGAACAATGACTCAGTAAATGCCTGTGTTTGTCGTGCTTCATCTATTGCTGAGTTTACCTCTCGGCTTACTTAGCTTTGCCGAGTGCTCGTGTTTCAGTTCTCCGCGAAGAGCCAAGCATTTGACGTACATTGAAATTCTAGTAGTAGCGGCAACTGAGAGCTGCCTCATCGGAGTTGCTGCTCTTGTCGTGTGTGTTGTGCGCACCACCCTACGAGCTGCTCGCTAGGCCGCTGATTCCGATGCGGGCAGGGTTAGCCTCCTTGACGACGTCCGTCGTTTGGGTTACCAGCTTCACGGCAGATCTGATGGTAGGCGGTGCCATGACCGCTGACGGTGGCAGTCAGTCTGCACCAGGCGACGAGGATGCCAGGTCAATGGCCCCGAAGACATGTTTGATGTTGCAGGTTAGTTTGTGTTGATGTAGAGTGGAAGCGTCCAATACTGCACGGCGACATGGACAACCCCCCGACGGCCGGGGAGGTTGTCTTAGTGTGACGCCCCCgtatttgaccgtacactaatcatgcacgcaaatgtgtacgatcaagatcagggactcacgggaagatatcacgacacaactctaaaacataaataagtcatacaagcatcataatacaagccaggggcctcgagggctcgaatacaagtgctcgattatagacgagtcagtggaagcaacaatatctgagtacagacataagttaaacaagtttgccttaagaaggctagcacaaaagtagcaacgatcgaagaggccagacctcctgcctgggatcctcctaactactcctggtcgtcgtcagcgggctgcacgtagtagtaggcacctccagtgtagtaggagtcgtcgtcgacggtggcgtctggctcctgggctccaacatctggttgcgacaaccaggtagaaaggaaagggggaaaagaggaaggaaagatcccgtgagtactcatccaaagtacttgcaaccaaggagctacactacatatgcatgggtatatgtgtaaaggggcatatcagtggactgaactacagaatgccagaataagagggggatagctagtcctgtcgaagactacgcttctggccatctccatcttgcagcatgtagaagagagtagattgaagtcctccaagtagcatcgcatagcataatcctacccggcgatcccctccttgtcgccctgttagagagtgatcaccgggttgtatctggcacttggaagggtgtgttttattaagtatccagttctagttgtcataaggtcaaggtacaactccgggtcgtccttttaccgagggacacggctatttgaatagataaacttccctgcaggggtgcaccacataacccaacacgctcgatcccatttgtccggacacacttttctgagtcatgcccgaccgcggaagatcaacacgtcgcagccccacctaggctcaacagagaggtcaacacaccggtctaaatcctatgcgcgcaggggtctgggcccatcgcccattgcacacctgcatgttgcgtacgcggccggaagcagacctagcctagcaggcgttccagtccaatccggcgcgcgccgctccgtcgctgacgtcaagaaaagcttcggctgataccacgacgtcgagtgcccataactgttcccgcgtagttggttagtgcgtatagaccaaatggccagactcagatcaaataccaagatctcgttaagcgtgttaagtatccgcgaacgccgaccagggccaggcccacctctctcctaggtggtctcaacctgccctgtcgctccgccataaagtaacagtcgggggccgtcaggaacccaggcccacctctaccgggatggagccacctgtcctttcagccccatcatcaaaatcacttgcgggtactcaacaagccgacccgactttagtcaccacatgtgtcatgtatataaagtatatagtatatacccgtgatcacctcccaaagtgatcacggcccagtagtatagcatggcagacggacaagagtgtagggccactgatggaacactaccatcctatactaagcagtatgatagcaggtaagggtaacaactgtagcaacaatgacaggctatgcatcaggataggattaacggaaagcagtaacatgctacactactctaatgcaagcagtatagagaagaataggcgatatctggtgatcaagggggggggggcttgcctgattgctctggcaagaagg
This DNA window, taken from Triticum aestivum cultivar Chinese Spring chromosome 1D, IWGSC CS RefSeq v2.1, whole genome shotgun sequence, encodes the following:
- the LOC123164421 gene encoding uncharacterized protein, which translates into the protein MVNSAEPPPAAFPPDLTKEGGVREAGGGAAKVDPTPSSAHRGRLMSLPSMLKPWGSQRRLRCVPVNRHGETIAPDTGSSSNQQYEVSERLQLGLGNVAEASGTGNPAVNKYPEVTEAVSPQPLKARRGRPRRLAMPSLAAMTVASASPQAFERERRSVRADALKRPRFSISLSKEEIEEDIYGLTGALPRSRPRGRPRKVQKQIDLLFPGARLSHINMESYRVPDNR